The nucleotide window CTGGCGCACACGAATCGTCTGACACCTTCTCGCCTTCTCGGGGGCGAGAGGCATCGACGGCGAGTGCTACAAGCCGCTACATTGCCGCGCGTGCGGAAGACCCTCCTGACCACTGGCCTGGCGTTGCTGCTCTCCTCGTGCGGTGAGGTCCCGGACCCCAGGACGCCCGGGGTCGTGGAGCCCGAGCCCCCGGCGCCCGAGCCCGAGCCGCCTCCCGGGATGCAGCGCGTGGAGGTGTCACATGCGCGCGAGCTGCGCGGGGTGTGGGTGGCCACGGTGTCGCGGCTCGACTGGCCCGCGGCCGCCGCCCTGCCGCCCACGGAGGGCCGGGCCTCGCTGGACAAGCTGGTGGAGGAACTGGCGGCGCTCGGCTTCAACGCGCTCTTCTTCCAGGTCCGCCCGGAGTCCGATGCGCTCTACTCCTCGTCACTCGAGCCCTGGAGCCGCTTCCTCTCCGGCACGCAGGGCGTGGACCCCGGGTGGGATCCGCTCGAGTACCTGCTCGGAGCGGCCCACGCGCGGGGCCTGGAAGTGCATGCGTGGGTGAACCCCTACCGGGGCCTCGCGTCCACCACGGTGGTGGCCGCGCCGGGGCACGTGACGAAGCAGCTGCCGGACGCGGCGGTGACCTACAACAACGCCGTGGTGATGAACCCGGGTGAGCCCTCGGTGCGCCAGCACGTGAAGGCCGTGGTGAAGGACCTGCTCGACCACTACGACGTGGATGGCCTGCACTTCGACGACTACTTCTACCCGTACCCCGACAGCAAGAGCACGCCCTTCCCGGACGACGCGACCTACGCGCGCTACCAGGAGGCGGGCGGCACTCTCGCCAAGGGGGACTGGCGGCGCGACAACGTCAACACGCTGGTGCGCGAGGTGATGGAGCTCATCGTCGCCGAGCACCCGCACGTGCGATTTGGCATCTCGCCCATCGGCATCTGGAAGAACGGCGAGCCGGTGCCCGGCTTCGACGCCTACAACGCCATCGCGTGTGACGCCGTGACGTGGATGAAGGAGGGGTGGATCGACTACCTGGCGCCGCAGCTCTACTGGCGCGAGTCGTCCAAACAGGCCTACTCGACGCTGTCCACCTGGTGGGCGAGCCACCCGCGGCCCGGCGTGCATGTCTTCCCGGGCCACGCCGTGCACAACCTGTCCGCGGAGCTGCAGAACTGGCCCCTGTCGGAGATCAGGGATCAGGTCTCCTTCACCCGCGGGCTGCGCGCGAGCAACGCCCAGGGCGACCTGCACTTCCGCGCGAAGTTCATCCTCGATGACACCAAGGGCGTGAAGGCGCTCTTCCGGGACGAGCTGTATGGGCAACCGGCCCTGCCTCCGGCGGTCTTGCGCCCAGGTTCGACCGTGGCGCCCCCCGAGCCCTTCGTGACGCTCGAGG belongs to Cystobacter fuscus DSM 2262 and includes:
- a CDS encoding glycoside hydrolase family 10 protein encodes the protein MRKTLLTTGLALLLSSCGEVPDPRTPGVVEPEPPAPEPEPPPGMQRVEVSHARELRGVWVATVSRLDWPAAAALPPTEGRASLDKLVEELAALGFNALFFQVRPESDALYSSSLEPWSRFLSGTQGVDPGWDPLEYLLGAAHARGLEVHAWVNPYRGLASTTVVAAPGHVTKQLPDAAVTYNNAVVMNPGEPSVRQHVKAVVKDLLDHYDVDGLHFDDYFYPYPDSKSTPFPDDATYARYQEAGGTLAKGDWRRDNVNTLVREVMELIVAEHPHVRFGISPIGIWKNGEPVPGFDAYNAIACDAVTWMKEGWIDYLAPQLYWRESSKQAYSTLSTWWASHPRPGVHVFPGHAVHNLSAELQNWPLSEIRDQVSFTRGLRASNAQGDLHFRAKFILDDTKGVKALFRDELYGQPALPPAVLRPGSTVAPPEPFVTLEGHLAHVTNPRPLDTRFHLLYRETSPGKWKLERVVGGAQAVFEVDSGTWAVSDLGRGGAESQGVRFTVPPG